TGTCCATATAAGCATTTATTTGAGGTTCAGTGTGATCTGCATGTGCTAAAACCTCTTTTGTTAATTCCACAGGGGAAATGGATTTATTCTCTAGTAATGGTGCGAGTTCTTCAACAGCTAGGTCAATTAAGTTTTTACTCAATGTGGTCGCCTCCTGGAATATTACGTACGCCAATATCAGCATCGTCAATTTTCACATGCTCCAAATTTCCACGTAAAGCTTGCATGCCTGTCCAACGTGCTTCAAGAACATCCAAATGTGCTTCTTTCACTTCAATTCCTTTGTTCTTCAACAACTCCTGAATCGATAAGCTCAACGAAAACACTCTCCCTTAGAAATAATATATATCTTAATAAGCAAAAAGCTTAATAAGAACGAGTCTACGATCTGAAGTTCTACGATGAGAATAACGAATAACTGAATTTAGCTGAGGCACACAAAGAAAGAGGCCATTACTAGACCCTCTAAAGATACATATTCTACATAGATTGCAAAAACCCTTTATTTAATTTTGAATAATTTTATTTTTGGGGAAATATAGGGAAATGAAGTTAAATAGAGTAAACCGCCTATTAGTGAAATGATAGACGATACTAAAAAAGTTGATAGATACAATTTATTTTTCAACCTTCAAATGATAGGGGATCATTATAGGGAAAAATTACTAAATGTTCCCCAACATTCTTGTTTAAATAATTGAGGATAAGTGGACATAAAATTTACGATGATGACCACTTGATCTAGTGTAGGATATAGGTCAAATAGAAATCTATCGCCGTATCGAATAGCTGTTAATGCAAGTGGTAGCTCGCGCCGGAAAATTTCATTCCGACTAATTGCTGCTTTTAAGTCATGTTCTTTATTATCTATAAATAGATATACATTGTAATACAAACAATTTCCATTCACTTTCCATTCACCTATGACTTCATCTCTCAAGTCAATATTCACTTTGTCCCAAGCAACTTCCGTTCCAATTGTTAAGAATAGTTCTCCAGTGAAATCAGAGTGTGTGAGTGTATGTTTTCTTGAAATCACTGGTTCTGTAGCCGTTACCCCGTTCCTATATTCAACAGCGATTCTTTCTGGATTAAACTTCCTCATGCGATTCACTCCAATCGTTTTTATATCAATATGCTACTTATTTAAGATTGGTTATCAGCATAGACGAAAAGACTTTTCTGATAAATGAATGTCTGAGTTATAAACTAGTTTCGGCTACTTGTTTTCGGTTCAATTATAACAATTTACTATTCTGTATAAGTATAGTTCCGATTGAATTAGAAACTAATGAAGGGATTGACCGCCATTGATTGGCGCGTAATATAATGTCAATGGGACAGACAAGGCGAAACCATTCAGGGGAATCTCCGCCATATTTATTTCTACAATAAAAAAACAGCCCAAAGTATGATTTGGACTGCTACAATCATTGTATTTTTATTTCGAGTGTTCTACTAGCCATTCGTCAATTAATGGATATGTTTCGTTAATAGCTGTCCGTCCGACTGTCACGGAAACATGGCCAGTTTCAAGCAGGTGGAATGTTTTGTTCTTGCTCGAAATTTTATCGTTCAGCGCTTCGACTTGATGCGGCAACGCAATATTATCGCGGCTTGCGGCAATGTTTAAGACGTTTGCTTTAATTTCGCTTAGTTTAACTTGGCGACCGCGCACGTAGAGTTCATCATTAATCAGTTTGTTTTCCTGGTAGAACTCACCAATCCATTGACGATAAGACTCGCCAGGGAATGGGATGCCGTCTTTCAGCCATTTTTGCATGAGCTTCCAGCCTTCTACAAAATTTTCATTATCCGCACGCTCAGCTAAGCTAACGTATGGACCGTAGAAGTTTTGAATTGGGTTAAGCAATTTATTTCCAAAATCAATAAATTCTGGTGAGATATTGCCCATTGTGTCGACTAATTTGTCTAAATTGAAATAACGTTTGTCTAACCAATTCGTATAGTGACCAGCATCTGAGAAATCAAATGGACTCGTCATAAAAATCAAGTTACGAATTGGCAGCTCTGGATGGAGTGCCGCAAAAATAGACGTCATCGTCCCGCCCATGCAGTAGCCAAGCACGCTTAATTCCTTCGCATTTGAAGTTTGTAACACTTTTTTTGTGGCACGTGGAATGTAATCCATAATGTAATCTTCGAGTTTCATGTGACGGTCTTCATAGCCCGCGGTACCCCAATCTAATAAATAGACGTCATGTCCTTGGTTTGTCAAATGCTCGATGAGGCTATTGCCTGGTGATAAATCCAAAATATATGGCTTATTGATTAAGGCGTAAACCATAAGGATTGGCACTTTATTCGTTTTCTTAATCGCAGGCTGATAACGATACAGCTTCGATTTATTTTTCGTCCAAATGACTTCTTTAGGCGTTTGTCCAACAAGTGGCTCCGGTTCAGTCGTTAATACTTCTGAAAATCGTTTAAGGCGGTTATAGCTGCTTTTATATTCATCGGGCATTTTGTCGACCCAATTGTCTACTTCCTTCCAACTTGAATAAATCATCTCTCAACAATCCCCCCATTAAAATTTGCATAACGAAGCATGGCGCTTCCAATGCTGGAAGCACCTCGCTATAATGTATGGTGAAAATTACATGTATAGACCACCGTTTACATTAATTGTTTGACCTGTAATATAATCCGCTTGTGCGAGGAATACTACAGCTTCAGCAATTTCTTTCGGCGTTCCAAGACGTTGCATTGGCACCTTGGCAACTACTTTCGCCAACACGTCTTCCGGCATGGCTTGAACCATTTCAGTGCCGATGAAGCCTGGACAAACTGCGTTTACTGTAATGCCATTCCGTGCAGTTTCCAATGCTAGTGATTTTGTAAATCCGATCATTCCCGCCTTCGCAGCAGCATAGTTCGTTTGGCCGAAGCCCCCAGCTTGGCCAATAATGGAGCTGATGTTAATGACACGTCCCGATTTTTGCTCAAGCATATGGTTAATCACTGCAGAAGTTGTATTGTAAACACTGTTTAAGTTTACATTGATCACTTCATTCCACTCTTCTTCGGAAAGTCTGCGGAATGTACGATCTCTAGTAATCCCAGCGTTGTTTACGAGAATATCAATTTTACCGAATCTGTTTTTCACTTCTTCCATAAATTGCGCGATATCTTGTGCGTTTGAAACGTCTGCTTTTACTGCAATGGCAGAGCCTTCATTTTCTTCGATATCTTTAATCACTTCATCTGCTGCATCCGAACGGGATTGATAATTAATTGCTACGTGAGCGCCCTTATCTGCTAATTCTTTTGCAATCGCTGCACCAATTCCGCGAGAACCACCTGTCACAATTGCAACTTTTCCTTCTAATGGTTTAACAATTGCTTTACTTTCTGTTGCTACTACGTCAAGAACTGTCATTATGTCATCCACCCCTATGTTGATTTAAAATGCTTTCTTGCTGAATATCGTTACACTTTACATTTATTTCTTTTTAGCAGTAGCCCCAGCTTTTTCATTTTTCTCAATTTCAGCAAGTACACGGTCGAGTTTTTTATCTAAATTGGAAATCGTTCTTTTGAGAGAATTGATTTCTTTCGTGTTTTCTTCCGCAAGCTGTTCAAGCTGGTCCTCTAAATGATCAATTTTATTTTCCGTATTAATTACAAGTGATGCGACATTTGCAACTTCATCGCGAGAAGGCATATTGAATTGTGTCAAATAAGCCTCAGCTGTTTTCGTAACAAACTCTTGATATTGTAAGTAACTATTTAAAGTCTGTCCCAATCCTTCTGAAAAAGACTCTTTACCAAGTGTATCTTGGATTGCATCACTCCAAGCGTTTTCCGTTTTGTTATAAATATCTTGCCAAATCTTAAACGGATCGATAGGTAATGTGTGCGACATGAGACCTCATCTCCTTTCTTAGCATAAGCATCACCTTTAATTGTAATGTAAACCATGAAAATTTGGAATACTTTAAAGGGACTAAAAATTCTCCAAATAACAATGAAAATCTACAAAATTCGACAAATTTGACCGTTTTTGAATTGTTTTATAATGCTTGACATTGAAATCATATAGGTGTAAGTTACATATAGATGAATTAAACGGTCATCGAGGTGGTGAATAAATTGAGTTCAAAAAAAGAAGAATCGAAAGAAGAACCAAGAAAAGCGAAGCAGCCAAATTTAGGAGTGCCAAGAAACTTTCTTATACCCATTACGCTGCTGCACTTACGTGACTGGAATACACATGGCTATGAGTTAATGGAGAAGATTACACAGTTTGGCATTCAATCTATCGATCAAGGGAATTTTTATCGTATTTTAAGACAGCTTGAAAAAGATAATTTAGTTTCATCTACTTGGGACACAACGTCAAGTGGACCAGCAAAGCGAATTTATTCGATTACAGAAGCAGGGGAACAATATTTAGATATATGGGCGAACTCATTAGGCCAGTATCAAAAAATGCTTGATCAGTTTTTTGCGCTATACAATCCGTTTCTTTCGTCGTATAGTCTTTTTTCAAAAGGGGAAAAGGAAGACCAGGAAGACAAATGATTTTGGGTGGTATGCAAATTTTTGCATTCAACATAAAAAATCCATGTTTCATGGAAAACGATAATGGGAGGATTTCACAATGACGAAAAAAGTTGTAGAAAACGAACAGCAACAAGCAGTAACTGGGGTAGAAGCAATTTGGGATAGCTGGTTAAACAGCTTTAAATCACTTCAGGGCGTTCAAAATGATATTGAGAAAAAATCATTGGAAGTATTTGCTTATCAAAGAGATTTGTTAGAAGCAGCACGTAAATCTTTATACACTGCAGAAAATGAATCTAAAAAGATGGCAGAAGAGTGGAATGAAAAGCTTGAAGGCATTGTAAAATCAGCAGAAAAAAATCAAAGCGAATTATCATCTAGCTGGCTATCGGCTGTAAAGGAAATTAATGAAAAAGCGTTAGCGCTTTCTTGGAATCCAAGCCATTCATTATTCGATCTGTTCTCACAGACGCAAGACCAGTTAGAAGCAACTGTAAAAGAGGCAATGAAACAACAAGACAAAGGCCGTGATGAGGCACTTAAGCAAATTGAAGGGCTGACTGAGCAAGTAAAAAAGACACATAAAGAGATTTTGGAGACTGTGTCTGTTTAAAAAAAAGGAATGAAACCGTGCAATCGAATAGATTGCACGGTTTTTGGTAGGTAAATTTTTACTTATGCTAGGGTTGGAATCATATATCCAGACTAAAAAATTGTATTGATGCATTGAATTTGTTCCAAATCTGTGATGTCTTAAATCCGGATCAATATACTAATCTAAATGAATATGTGCATCGAAAATTTTATTTTATTCATTCGCCACCCTTAATTGAAGAATTTGTTTTGTGTCATCAAAACTTGGGTACCTTATTTATGTGAACCTGATCAAGAACCTTAATAATTTAGGTATTGATTCTCAAGGTTAGTATTATACTGTTTAATAGAGCGAACTTTCCGAATGGTTCAAGTAGATTGTCCACTTAGGTCAAGCGAAGGTATGGAATGTAATAAAAATAAGGAGTTGAGAACGAATGGGGAATAGGAGACTAGAAAATCAAGTAGCGATTATTACCGGTGGAGCAAATGGAATCGGAAAAGCGACGGTTAAACGGTTTTTAGAAGAAGGCGCAAAAGTAGCAATTGGCGATTTTGATGAAAAGGCTGGCGCCAATCTCGTAAACGAGTTAAATTCGGAGGATACTTTCTTTGTGCAAGTAGATGTGAGCAATAAGGAAAATGTTCAGCAGATGGTTGAAAAGGTGATTGATCAGTTCGGAACAGTAGATATTTTAGTTAACAACGCGGGAATTACAAGAGATGCAACGCTGACAAAAATGACTGAAGCAAATTTCCAAGAGGTATTAAACATAAATTTAAATGGCGTTTTCAATTGTGCGCAAGAAGTCGCTGCACATATGATTAAAAAAGGTAAAGGGAAAATCATTAATACTTCATCCGTAAGCGGTATTTATGGAAATTTTGGTCAAACGAATTATGCAGCTGCAAAAGCGGCAGTTGTTGGCATGACAAAAACTTGGGCAAAGGAATTAGGGCGGAAAGGAATAAATGTGAATGCTGTCGCACCAGGTTTCACGCTCACTGCGATGGTTGAATCCATGCCTGAAAACGTTCTTGAAAAGATGAAAGCCATGGTCCCTCTACAAAGATTAGGAACACCTGAAGACATTGCAAATGCTTATTTGTTTTTAGCTTCTGACGAGGCATCGTATGTTCATGGCCATGTACTGCATGTAGACGGAGCAATCACAATGTGAATCTATAGTTATAGATTGAAAGGCTCATTCTTCAAGTCAAGAATGGGCTTTTTTATAACGCAGAAAAGGTTTTAAAAGGTATGAGTAAAAAATGTTTGTGGGGGTAAATAAGAGTAAATAAAAATCCATGATACAATTAATCATGCTTCAATCGGACGCTTTTTGTGAACACGACTTTTGTCACTCACACAACGAAGAGTATGATTTGTAATATTTCCGCATGTTTTTGTAGAAATTTAGCGGTGAGACCTGTACACAGTGCAAACATGACAATTCAACATTCTGTATAAGTATTAAAGGGGACTACTCATAAATGTTGTTTTAGTAAAATTTTATTCAAACTTTATGCAGATTTAGTCTTTTTTCTCAGTAGTGTTTTCACAGGAACTCTTTCCGAGTAGTTAATTCAACCTAAAGTGATGTTGACAAAAAGGTCCTTTGAGCCTATATTAATTGAAAGGAAAAATTGAAAGGGGAACATATTCGTGTTTTTTGGTAGAAGTAAACATAGAAAATTACTGGCTTATTTAGAGGAAGAAAAGAAAACATATCCAGAAATATTTGAAAACTCCCCTGATATTTTTCTTTTTGTTATTGATTTAAAAGGGACTATCGTTAACATACGTGGAGGCGAGTCACTTTTAGATGGTATTGAACCTGCAGAAATAATCGGGAAAAAATTTAAAGATTTTATTTTTGAAGAGGATAAGGAAAAAGTGAATGGTTACTTCAAAGAAGTGTTCAGTGGGATTACGAAGTATGTTGAATACAGAACGCTTGGGTTTAATGGGGAAGTGCTATATGTAGACAATACCTTAGTACCGATTGTCATTGAAAACAATGAAGTAATTGGTCTTTATGGATTAGCCCGTAATATATCAGTGACCAAAGAACTAGAGTTTGGAATCCAAGAAACTTCATGTAAACTGGAATCTTTGTTTCATCACTCGCATGAGGTAATTTCGATCCTAGACGAGGAGGGAAGGGTAAGCTTTCATAGCTCGTCAATCGAAAGGTTATTCGGATATACACCTGGAGAAATTATCGGGATCAATTACCTTGATTTCGTCCATCATGAGGACCAGGGAATAGCGGAAAGAAAATTCAACGAAATTCTTCTTCGGCCAAAGATTCCATATACGGTTGAACTTCGTTTGAAGCATAAAAATGGCGAATTCCATGATTATGAAGTGATCTATTCGAATCAGCTTGATAATCCCGGTGTGAATGGAATTGTTTGTAACTTCCATAACATTACCCAACTTAAAAAAATGCAACGAGAAATACAATATATGGCTAATCATGATCTTTTGACAGGTTTACCGAACCGCCGTTATTTCAACGAGAGGTTAGAACTAGAAGTCCGATTAGCGAATAGTGAAGAGAGAAAGTTCGCTGTTTTATTTCTAAATTTGGATGGATTTAAGTTTTTGAATGATTCGAAAGGACATGCTATAGGGGACCTTTTATTAATAGAAATCGCCAGAAAGTTAAAAAATAAACTAACCAATAAAATAGAATTGATTGCAAGAATTGGCGGAGATGAATTTGCCATTTTGACAACGAAAGTTCAGGATACTTTTTTTGTTGAACAAATTGCAAAAGAAGTACTCGAAGTTTTTGACCACCCATTTGAAATTAAAGAATATCAACTATATCTTACATCAAGTTTAGGGGTAAGTATTTATCCAGACTCTGGAGAAGACGCTAGTTCCCTTATGACAAATACAAATCTTGCATTACATCTAGCCGAAAAATCGGGAAATAATACTTTTCAAATTTACTCGCCTACAGCGAATATTGGTACATATAAAGTATTTTCATTACGCAATGATCTGAAACACGCACTTTACAACAATCAATTCCAACTTTACTATCAGCCGATTTATCATACAGGAACGAACCAGATTGAAAGTGTAGAAGCGTTAATCAGGTGGGACCATCCTGATTGGGGAATTGTTTCGCCAAATGAATTTATTCATCATGCAGAAGAGTCGGGGGTTATTCACGAACTTGGAAAATGGGTTTTACAGACCGTTTGTACTAATTTACGCATATGGCATGAGGCTGGATTTTTCGTGAAGGCATCTGTGAATTTGTCACTCGTTCAATTTTTGCGAAAAGGATTAGTGGAAATGATTCAAAGTACTTTACGGGAGAACGAAATTGACCCTAAATGGCTGACAATTGAAATCACCGAGAGTACGATGATTGAACAGGAAGTTAGAGTGTTGGATAAGGTTAGAAGAATACGGGAGATGGGTATCGAAATCTCACTAGATGATTTTGGTACAGGTTATGCCTCATTTAAGAAGATAAAGGATTTAAAACCAGATATATTAAAGTTGGATAAATCTTTAATAGATGGCATTGAATCAGATATTGAAAGCACTGAGATTACGACAGCGATTATCCGACTTGCACATAGACTCTCCATTAGAGTTGTAGCTGAAGGCGTTGAAACAAAAGAACAGCATGCATTTCTAGAAAAGCTAGATTGTGATTGGGTGCAAGGTTATTTATTTAGTAGGCCTGTTCCCGCAAAGGATATTCAAAGGTTATTACACGGGGAACGGATTTCTGAACAAAATCCTATGCCACAAACAGAGAGAAGAAAGTTTTTTAGAATTGATTTCCAATATCCATTAGAAGCGAATATGACCATATCTGAATGGAAAGGGAAAAAAGTTTCATTAGGAAATACTAAAATTTTAATTGAAAATATTGGCCCAGGCGGCTTGCGCTTCCTATCGAAAATTAAACTCCCTTCTAACACAGATTGCGTATTAAGGTTTCAACTAAAGGTTCTTGAGGAGACCCTAGATATTTACGGCAAAATTATTCATGACTCAGAACAAGGAGATATTTACCGTTATGGTGTCCAGCTTATCGTTGATGAGCCGACAAGAGAATACTTAATAAAGCATTTCAATCAATTTCAGCTACTATTAAAAAAGAATCCGATATTACCAAATCATACTTTTATAACTAAAGAAATACAAGCTTATTTCAATAAGTTGTAAGCTTCAGTGAATAAACCAATGATGTCATCCCACCATATCGATATTTGGTGGGATTAATTAATTCAAATAAAACTTATTTTGTTTAAGAACGTATCTAAATATAGCTGAACTGGGGGAAGGTACTACATTCACTCTGATTCACATACACTGATTAGGAATTAAATTGAGAGAGAGGTGCCCGCTTGAGAAGAGGTTACGATTTCGATTGTTATCAACCTTTTATAAGTCCCAATCCAATCACACCATCTAATCCTGTGAGTTGTTATCCAACGATTGATGAAACCGCATATTTAAGTCCATTTTCGAGTGTGATCGGTAATGTGTGCATTCAAGATAATGTTTTTATTGCGCCGAATGTAAGTGTTCGTGCAGATGAAGGAACCCCTTTTTACATTGGCTCGAATGTGAATCTTCAAGATGGTGTAATTCTTCATGGGTTATTAGACAAACGCTTTACAGTTGAAGGAGGAAGTTATTCAATCTACCTTGGAAACGATGTAACAATTGCCCATGGCGCGCTGATCCATGGTCCTGTTTATATTGGAAGTCATGTCTTTGTTGGGTTTAAAGCGATTGTCTATAATGCAATTGTTGAAGAAGGGGCTTTTATTGCAAACAATGCGGTCGTGACAAATGGTGTGCACATTGCATCGGATCGATTCGTACCGCCTGGCGCCCATATTGACACACAGGAAAAGGCCGATGCACTGTCATTCGTGCCAAAAGATAGCGAAGAATTTGCTGTTGAAGTGCAGCGTGTAAATCAAGAGTTTCCTGCATCTTATCATTTATTATTAGGGGAGAATCGTTGTTCTTGTGGAATGGCGTATAGCTAGTTGGTTTTTGGGTCTCCAAATGTTTCTTTGACGAAATATGATGTTAACGATATAATAAAAGTAACTAAATAGTAAACTCTTTTCTTATTAAGAGAGACGGAGGGAATTGGCCCAACGAAGTCTCAGCAACCTGCCAGCCGGTAAGGTGCTACATCCAACAGGGGAACCTGAATGATGAGGAGAAATTTTGCAAATGCACTCTTCTCTTAATCGGGAAGAGTTTTTATTTGGAAAAATTTCAGGAGGGGTACAATGACTAAGTTAGAACAGCTTAATGCAGAACAGAAGAAATGGATGGAGAAAAAGGTGACTGGGTCGGCGTCTGCCATCGCAAGACACCACAAAATAGCGCAGTCGCAGAAGGAAATTGATTACTATGAACTTGGAGACACGATTTCACGGGCAGCTATCCAAGTCAAGTTGGCTGAGATTGGGGAAATCCAGGGAGAGATTAAACGTTTGACAGCAGTTGTGGAAGAAAAAAGACGTACATTAATCACGCATGTGTTTGGAGAACAAACGATCATTTAAGGTTCAAGCACCTAAGCGTTCGTTTTATCACGAGTATTCATTCGGAACTGTACAGTATGACGCCCGCCAAATTACAAAAGCCTACTTCCAAAGTAGGCTTTTAACTTTATGCTTATCTCAAAATCTTCTCCATCATTTTACCCTTTGCTAGCTCATCGATGAGTTTATCTAAATAACGAATTTCTTGCATTAATGGTTCTTCGATATTTTCCACTCGGACACCGCAAACAACACCTTTGATCAATGCACGCGAAGGATTGAGTTGGGGGGCTTCCGCAAAGAATGTCTCAAAGTCTATCTTTTTTTCGATTTGTGCTTCTAACTCTTCTTGGGTATATCCTGTCAACCAACGGATAATTTCATCGACTTCTGATTTTGTACGTTCTTTTCTCTCTGCTTTCGTAACGTAATGGGGATAGACACTTGCAAAACTCATCGTATAGATTTTATGTTTTGTCATGATACACACTCCTTTAAAATTGCTTACTTATGGATAATTAATTTATATAGTATGAATAACGAGTATAACATTTACTGATGCATATGTATGGGTTTGTAGTAGTTCAACCATCCAAGGGGGATTTTTTATCTCCTACAAATGCTTATGTTAACAAAAAGGAAATGGAGATGTTGGAAATGCAAAGAAATTGGAAGTCGTTATTGAACGGCTATGGATTTGAAATTAAGTACGTGATGGAACGGTTTGATTTATGCAATCTGACTAAAGAACAAGTTTCGGAGGTTTTTTACAATATTGTATGCCGCAGTTGTTCAATTTAATCCACGTTGACAAACGTGTGTTCTGTGGGTTAATATATATTCGTGGGTAATAATGATTGGTGGTTACTGCAGTTTGGGGATCATTATAGCATTTTTAAAATAAGTTGGAACGAAGGAGCTGTTGAATGATGTCAATTAGTTTGAACCCGTATTTGATTTTTGACGGTAACACGAAGGAAGCAGTCCATTTTTATGAGAAAGCGCTTGGTGGGAAAGTGATGGGGATCATGACGTTCGGAGATATGCCCGCGGATCCGAATTATCCGTTACTGGAAGAGATGAAGGATCGTGTGATGCATGCACATTTAAAAGTTGGCGACGTGGATCTTATGTTCTCTGATACGCACCCAGGTATGCCATTTCAGCAAGGTAATATGATCCAGCTTGCTATCCACCCAAAAGAAGAGGCGAGAGCTAGAGAGATTTTTGATGCTTTAGCAGACGGTGGAGAAGCAATTATGCCTCTTCAAAAGACGGATTGGAGTCCTTTGTATGGACAAGTAAAGGACAAGTTCGGTGTTACTTTCCAAGTGAATGTACCAGAAGAACAACAATAATCAATAACGTTTAAAAAGCTCAGATTGAATACTGAGCTTTTTTCTTGTTGCTAAAAATTGAATACAGGAACGATTTGACAATATGCTGTAGCCTTTATTAAATATTTGAAAGAATTGTTCCACTACAGCATGCGTTTGACTTTTGTTTACAATTCATTTGGGACGCTCAATTGTTGTAAAAAAACCGAATCCATGGTGGTTGTACAAATAACAGGATTGTCCGCGGCGCACACGCTAATTCCTCCGACAGTTGGTTCAATTGCGGCTGTGCAAATATCCTACGAGGACATTGTGTACCTGTTTGTTTTTTTATTTTTTATATTGGATTAAAATCTTATATTGAATCAATTCATTACTAATCTTTCAGTGAAAAACTGTCTAGTTTTCTGTAAAGGGTATTGCGACCAATTCCAAGAATACGTGCTGATTCGGCAACATTTCCGCCTGTTTTATTCATAGTATCCAAAATCACTTTACGCTCCGTGTCCCGCAGTCAAGAGCCGGTCGTCTCTCGTTTTTGAAAATCCGACAAAATATAATTTGGAAAAGATTGTAAATCAATCGTATCGCCTACAGATAAAAAGGCGGCTTCACGTATTGCACTACTCATTTGACGAACATTCCCAGGCCATGAATATTCTTTAATGAATTGTTCCGCAACAGGGGAGAAGGTAAGTGAGTGTCTATGAATCTCCCCCTCAATGTTAGATAATAAGTTATAGGCAAATTGTAAGCGGTCTTCACGTTTTCGAAGTGGGGGCAGTACGATAGATATGCCTTGTAAACGGTAATATAAATCGGCGCGAAAACTGCCTTCTTGCACTTTTTCCCAAAGGTCGGTATGTGTGGCAGTAATGAGTCGTACATCCACTTGAACAGACTTTACGCCACCGATTCTTTTCACTTTAAAATCTTGAAGGACCCGTAATAATGTGATTTGTATATCCATTGGCAGTTCGGCAATTTCGTCTAGGAAAAGGGTGCCTCCATGTGCCTGCTCGAACACGCCGGGTTGTCCTGATTGCTTTGCTCCTGTATATGCCCCAGCTTCATAGCCAAATAATTCACTTTCAGCCAGGCTTTTGGTAATGCCACCACAGTTGAGAGCGACGAATGGTTTTGTTGAACGTGTACTTGCTT
This window of the Sporosarcina ureilytica genome carries:
- a CDS encoding DUF2200 domain-containing protein, translating into MTKHKIYTMSFASVYPHYVTKAERKERTKSEVDEIIRWLTGYTQEELEAQIEKKIDFETFFAEAPQLNPSRALIKGVVCGVRVENIEEPLMQEIRYLDKLIDELAKGKMMEKILR
- a CDS encoding VOC family protein, with the translated sequence MSISLNPYLIFDGNTKEAVHFYEKALGGKVMGIMTFGDMPADPNYPLLEEMKDRVMHAHLKVGDVDLMFSDTHPGMPFQQGNMIQLAIHPKEEARAREIFDALADGGEAIMPLQKTDWSPLYGQVKDKFGVTFQVNVPEEQQ
- a CDS encoding helix-turn-helix domain-containing protein; this translates as MNKTGGNVAESARILGIGRNTLYRKLDSFSLKD